In Janibacter cremeus, a genomic segment contains:
- a CDS encoding IS256 family transposase, with amino-acid sequence MTAPHIVDPAGLLSEALTEASPDLMRSLLQTMINALLSADADAVVGAEYGRPTPGRSAQRNGYRHRDLDTRVGTVDVAIPKLRTGSYFPEWLLERRKRAESAMITVVADCYLAGVSTRRMDKLVKTLGINSLSKSQVSRMAADLDQIVEDFRHRPLDEAGPFTFVAADALTMKVREGGRVVATSVLLATGVNADGHREVLGLRVATSETGSAWNEFFADLTARGLTGVRLVTSDAHQGLKEAIAANLTGAAWQRCRTHYSANLMDVTPKSMWPAVKAMLHSVYDQPDAPSVQAQFDRLIEYVDEKLPQVAEHLAGAREDILAFTAFPKDVWTQIWSNNPQERLNREIRRRTDSVGIFPNRNAIVRLVGAVLAEQTDEWAEGRRYLGLDVLARCRVTLITTTDPEIGAETMPALTA; translated from the coding sequence ATGACCGCACCACACATTGTCGACCCTGCGGGCCTGCTGAGTGAAGCCCTGACCGAAGCAAGCCCGGATCTGATGCGTTCGCTGTTGCAGACGATGATCAACGCGCTGCTGTCCGCGGACGCCGACGCCGTCGTCGGCGCCGAGTACGGCCGCCCCACACCGGGCCGCTCGGCGCAGCGCAACGGGTACCGCCACCGCGACCTGGACACCCGCGTGGGGACCGTCGACGTCGCCATCCCGAAGCTGCGCACCGGCAGCTACTTCCCCGAGTGGCTGCTCGAGCGCCGCAAGCGGGCCGAGTCGGCGATGATCACCGTCGTCGCCGACTGCTACCTCGCCGGCGTCAGCACCCGCCGCATGGACAAGCTCGTCAAGACCCTCGGCATCAACTCCCTGTCCAAGTCGCAGGTCAGCAGGATGGCGGCCGACCTGGACCAGATCGTCGAGGACTTCCGCCACCGCCCCCTTGACGAGGCGGGACCGTTCACCTTCGTCGCCGCCGACGCGCTGACGATGAAGGTCCGCGAGGGCGGGCGCGTGGTCGCCACCTCGGTACTGCTCGCGACCGGGGTCAACGCCGACGGGCACCGCGAAGTCCTCGGACTGCGCGTGGCCACTTCCGAGACCGGGTCCGCATGGAACGAGTTCTTCGCCGACCTGACCGCCCGCGGCCTGACCGGGGTACGTCTGGTCACCTCCGACGCCCACCAAGGGTTGAAGGAAGCGATCGCGGCGAACCTGACCGGCGCCGCGTGGCAGCGATGCCGCACCCACTACTCCGCGAACCTGATGGACGTCACGCCCAAGTCGATGTGGCCGGCCGTCAAGGCGATGCTGCACAGTGTCTATGACCAGCCCGACGCACCCAGCGTGCAGGCCCAGTTCGACCGGCTCATCGAGTACGTCGACGAGAAGCTCCCACAGGTGGCCGAGCACCTCGCCGGCGCGCGGGAGGACATCCTCGCGTTCACAGCCTTCCCCAAGGACGTGTGGACCCAGATCTGGTCGAACAACCCCCAGGAGCGCCTCAACCGCGAGATCCGACGCCGGACCGACTCCGTTGGGATCTTCCCCAACCGCAACGCCATCGTGCGTCTGGTCGGAGCCGTCCTGGCCGAACAGACCGACGAATGGGCCGAAGGACGGCGCTACCTCGGCCTCGACGTCCTGGCCCGCTGCCGCGTCACTCTCATCACCACCACCGACCCCGAGATCGGAGCCGAAACCATGCCCGCCCTGACCGCCTAA
- a CDS encoding transposase, with amino-acid sequence MGRQGYSAEFRGKVLDLRAEGRSVASVAHDLDLSDQTIYNWRRQDQIDRGLQPGLSTTDPQQRSDPLHRSPLRLILRSLRDHPHRPSLQLDRVPLRGATASSLWHENPTNLDSVEAGTHHSDCGRDGVMLGSRVGLVRAQCLAKCR; translated from the coding sequence ATGGGACGACAGGGCTACTCGGCGGAGTTCAGAGGCAAGGTCCTCGATCTGCGCGCGGAGGGTCGAAGCGTTGCCTCGGTGGCGCACGACCTCGATCTGAGTGATCAGACGATCTACAACTGGCGTCGTCAGGACCAGATCGACCGCGGACTTCAGCCGGGGCTCAGCACCACCGATCCCCAGCAAAGGAGCGATCCGCTGCATCGCAGCCCACTCCGTCTCATCCTGAGGTCGCTCCGCGACCATCCGCACCGCCCGAGCCTTCAACTCGACCGGGTACCTCTTCGTGGTGCAACCGCATCATCACTGTGGCATGAGAATCCAACAAATCTTGACTCCGTGGAAGCCGGTACACACCACTCTGATTGTGGGAGAGATGGAGTCATGCTAGGGAGCCGCGTGGGGCTGGTGCGCGCGCAGTGCCTTGCGAAGTGCCGCTGA
- the fdhA gene encoding formaldehyde dehydrogenase, glutathione-independent has protein sequence MLGNKAVAYKGSGVVEVIDIEYPTFELKEGPGVNPANVGRKVPHGVILKTVTTNICGSDQHMVRGRTAAPTGLILGHEITGEVVETGPDVEFINVGDIVSVPFNIACGRCRNCKDGKTGICQNVNPDRPGSAYGYVDMGGWVGGQAQYVLVPYADWNVLKFPDRDQALNKILDLTMLSDIFPTGFHGALTAGTAVGSTVYVAGAGPVGLATAVSAQLLGAAVVIVGDLNDDRLAQARSFGCETINVGEGSVPDQLEQLLGVPEVDAAVDAVGFEARSHGHGAGAGESPATVLNSLMDVTGAGGAIGIPGLYVTGDPGAVDDAAKAGTLSLSFGTGWAKSLSFTTGQCPVMKYNRQLMMAILHDKVNIADAVNATAISLDDAPRGYAEFDAGAATKYVLSPNDYLEL, from the coding sequence ATGCTGGGTAATAAGGCAGTCGCGTACAAGGGGTCGGGTGTCGTCGAGGTCATCGATATCGAGTATCCGACGTTTGAACTAAAGGAGGGGCCGGGAGTTAATCCGGCGAATGTGGGCCGGAAGGTTCCCCATGGGGTAATCCTGAAGACCGTAACGACGAACATCTGCGGGTCAGATCAACACATGGTTCGGGGGCGTACGGCGGCTCCGACGGGCCTGATCTTGGGCCATGAGATCACCGGCGAGGTCGTCGAGACTGGTCCTGACGTCGAGTTCATCAACGTGGGCGACATCGTCTCGGTCCCGTTTAACATCGCGTGTGGCCGATGCCGCAACTGCAAGGACGGCAAGACCGGCATCTGCCAGAACGTCAACCCGGATCGGCCGGGCAGCGCCTACGGCTATGTCGACATGGGCGGCTGGGTTGGAGGCCAGGCCCAATACGTTCTCGTCCCGTATGCGGACTGGAACGTTCTAAAGTTTCCCGACCGTGATCAGGCGCTCAACAAGATCTTGGACCTGACGATGCTGTCGGACATCTTCCCGACCGGGTTCCACGGCGCCCTCACTGCCGGAACGGCCGTTGGTTCTACGGTCTACGTCGCCGGCGCTGGGCCGGTCGGGCTGGCGACGGCGGTGTCCGCGCAACTGTTGGGCGCGGCAGTCGTAATTGTCGGTGACCTGAATGACGACCGCCTCGCCCAGGCGCGCAGCTTCGGCTGCGAGACGATCAACGTCGGCGAGGGGTCAGTCCCCGATCAGCTCGAGCAATTGCTCGGCGTACCCGAGGTCGACGCCGCGGTTGACGCCGTCGGCTTCGAGGCCCGCAGCCATGGCCACGGTGCGGGTGCCGGGGAGTCGCCCGCGACAGTGCTCAACTCGCTCATGGACGTGACAGGGGCCGGCGGTGCCATCGGTATACCTGGCCTCTATGTTACCGGCGATCCCGGCGCCGTCGACGACGCAGCCAAAGCCGGCACGCTGTCGCTATCCTTCGGGACGGGCTGGGCCAAGTCGCTGTCGTTCACAACCGGCCAATGCCCTGTCATGAAGTACAACCGCCAGCTAATGATGGCGATTCTTCACGACAAGGTGAATATCGCGGACGCTGTCAACGCCACCGCAATCTCTCTTGATGACGCACCTCGCGGCTACGCTGAGTTCGACGCCGGCGCAGCCACCAAGTATGTGCTGAGCCCCAACGACTACCTCGAACTGTGA
- a CDS encoding phytanoyl-CoA dioxygenase family protein — MTLTTDHAQLTLRVQGDELSTAEPVFGEPRDSSDALTDYRELNRRMSEDGYLLLRGLLPAEQVRQARGEVTRRLAEQGLLKPNTPPEEAVGLPVEEARRQHERGGDASHYQRRIDFMPDQLARNNAPLNELLYGSTMMSFFGNFFGEPAKHFDFTWFRSTFPHSKGTRPHTDAIFMGRAEREQLFTAWTPMGDIDRRQGGLLILEGSHRHPGLRHGYSTTDVDAHCENRPEQPDWWARNRQTNGDDVAIGPDINTIQEMVGGRWLTTDYAAGDVLIFSIFTVHGSLDNQSDHIRLSSDSRYQPASKPADARWVGDNPPGHGDGGKRGLIC, encoded by the coding sequence ATGACACTGACAACTGACCACGCTCAACTGACCCTACGCGTGCAAGGCGACGAACTCAGCACCGCCGAGCCCGTCTTCGGCGAACCACGAGACTCCAGCGACGCACTCACCGATTACAGAGAACTGAACCGACGCATGAGCGAGGACGGGTATCTCCTACTACGAGGACTGCTTCCGGCAGAACAGGTCCGCCAAGCACGAGGTGAGGTGACCCGACGGCTCGCCGAGCAGGGACTGCTCAAACCAAACACCCCGCCCGAGGAAGCCGTCGGTCTTCCAGTCGAAGAGGCACGACGCCAGCACGAACGCGGAGGCGATGCTTCGCACTACCAGCGCCGCATCGACTTCATGCCTGACCAGCTGGCGCGCAACAACGCCCCACTGAACGAACTCCTATACGGATCCACCATGATGTCGTTCTTCGGGAACTTTTTCGGTGAACCAGCCAAGCACTTCGACTTCACCTGGTTCAGGTCTACCTTTCCGCACAGCAAGGGCACTCGACCTCACACCGACGCGATCTTCATGGGACGAGCCGAGCGTGAACAGCTCTTCACCGCCTGGACCCCGATGGGCGACATCGACCGTAGACAAGGAGGTCTGCTGATCCTCGAGGGGTCTCACCGGCACCCTGGGCTCCGGCATGGATACTCCACGACGGACGTCGACGCGCACTGTGAGAACCGGCCCGAACAACCCGATTGGTGGGCCCGCAACCGGCAAACCAACGGTGACGATGTCGCGATCGGGCCAGACATCAACACCATCCAGGAAATGGTCGGAGGCCGGTGGCTCACCACCGACTACGCAGCAGGCGACGTCCTTATCTTCAGCATCTTTACCGTCCACGGCAGCCTAGACAACCAATCGGACCATATTCGGCTCAGCTCGGACAGTCGCTACCAGCCTGCCAGCAAGCCCGCCGATGCACGGTGGGTCGGTGACAACCCTCCCGGCCACGGAGATGGTGGAAAACGAGGTCTGATCTGCTGA
- a CDS encoding helix-turn-helix domain-containing protein, translated as MPPTDPQVESTTSLFRNWYISPAGGPTGAGLIRASHGVPERPRTLECHALVYLVHGSGTYTDPYGERDMRAGDLIIVDPNIPHWYGPVNGSRWDELFVVFEGPVFDAWKDAGLLYRRDRRPRLDPVRYWYPRLVAGLGTGNRGDTDQALRELTGLQNLLRELLAQEEAEPKTRQWLAHARDLMDTGLNDRETADALGVSYDTFRRRFARLSGMPPSRYRVSRTMETACRLLVAEDRTIKSIARELGFYDEFHFSRRFRDVIEQTPSEFRRSFGGPSPEGTTTRP; from the coding sequence ATGCCTCCCACCGACCCGCAAGTGGAGAGCACCACTTCACTGTTTCGCAACTGGTACATCAGTCCCGCAGGCGGCCCGACCGGTGCAGGACTGATTCGGGCCAGTCATGGCGTCCCGGAGAGGCCCCGGACCCTTGAATGTCACGCACTCGTCTACCTTGTCCACGGCAGCGGTACCTACACCGACCCGTACGGTGAACGCGACATGCGGGCCGGAGATCTCATCATTGTCGACCCCAACATCCCCCATTGGTACGGCCCTGTGAACGGCAGCAGGTGGGACGAACTCTTCGTCGTCTTCGAGGGCCCCGTCTTCGACGCCTGGAAGGACGCTGGACTCCTCTACCGGCGCGACCGTCGCCCGCGGCTAGACCCGGTGCGGTACTGGTATCCGCGACTGGTCGCAGGGTTGGGCACGGGAAACCGCGGCGATACTGATCAAGCACTCCGAGAGCTCACTGGCCTCCAAAACCTCCTACGTGAGCTGCTCGCCCAGGAAGAAGCGGAGCCCAAGACCCGACAGTGGCTGGCACACGCCCGCGACCTAATGGACACCGGTCTCAACGACCGCGAAACGGCCGACGCCTTGGGGGTCTCTTACGACACCTTCCGACGGCGCTTTGCTCGACTGTCCGGGATGCCTCCAAGTCGATACCGCGTATCACGAACTATGGAAACCGCCTGCCGACTCTTAGTGGCCGAAGACCGCACAATCAAGAGCATCGCACGCGAGCTTGGCTTCTACGACGAGTTCCACTTCAGCCGTCGGTTCAGGGATGTCATCGAGCAAACGCCCAGCGAGTTCCGACGATCGTTCGGAGGGCCGTCGCCAGAGGGCACAACGACGCGCCCGTAA
- a CDS encoding nucleoside hydrolase — translation MPLNKPVIVDTDTGVDDALALMLLLSRRDIEVISVHSTHGNCTAERAAGNARYVLETCGFADVPVHVGRGEPLGQKLQLSSRVHGDDGFGNTWREPRQRAESTPDAVTRLVELARDRPGELHYLALGPVTNLAAALRQEPRLIEMLRTVTIVGSLGPAMYQDDQPWLDHRFRVSKDPNVSGDITAAAEVAAAKGVVTWVGPYITRQCLVPKATIDEIAQATANPHARLIADISHFYADFYTKAYRPDGGPRVMGINDSIAAACLLEPEVLLASVHRPLQVFHDQDGVSYLAGVHPERDDTRVRHEIVFDVDFTAIIDMVTQALRTPQPWRT, via the coding sequence ATGCCGCTCAACAAGCCGGTGATCGTGGACACAGATACGGGAGTCGACGACGCCCTGGCCCTGATGTTGCTGCTCTCGCGCCGCGACATTGAGGTGATCTCGGTGCACAGCACCCACGGAAACTGCACCGCCGAGAGGGCAGCTGGCAACGCCAGATACGTGCTCGAGACCTGCGGATTCGCCGATGTCCCGGTCCATGTCGGCCGAGGTGAACCCTTGGGCCAGAAATTACAGCTGTCCAGCAGGGTCCACGGCGACGACGGGTTCGGCAACACTTGGCGCGAACCGCGCCAGAGGGCTGAGTCCACCCCGGACGCGGTCACCCGATTGGTTGAGCTCGCACGCGACAGGCCTGGCGAACTTCACTACCTCGCCTTGGGGCCGGTGACCAACCTCGCGGCAGCGTTGCGACAAGAACCTCGCCTGATCGAGATGCTGCGCACGGTGACCATCGTGGGCAGCCTCGGGCCAGCCATGTACCAAGACGACCAACCATGGCTCGATCATCGCTTCCGCGTCTCCAAAGACCCCAATGTCTCGGGAGACATCACCGCCGCTGCCGAAGTAGCCGCGGCGAAGGGCGTCGTCACTTGGGTCGGACCGTACATCACCCGCCAATGCTTGGTCCCCAAGGCCACGATCGACGAGATCGCCCAGGCAACTGCCAACCCCCATGCACGGCTCATCGCCGACATCAGCCACTTCTACGCCGACTTCTACACCAAGGCCTACCGACCGGATGGAGGGCCCCGCGTGATGGGAATTAACGACAGCATCGCAGCAGCATGCCTGCTTGAACCCGAGGTGCTGCTCGCCTCCGTCCACCGTCCACTCCAAGTCTTCCACGATCAAGACGGCGTCAGTTATCTCGCAGGGGTGCACCCTGAACGGGATGATACGCGGGTCAGGCATGAAATCGTTTTCGACGTCGACTTCACCGCGATTATCGACATGGTCACCCAGGCCCTGCGTACGCCGCAGCCCTGGCGTACCTGA
- a CDS encoding ABC transporter substrate-binding protein translates to MTDRRGFLHVVGLGGAFVGGGLVLSACGSDGDSTNSEGLRDVTLQANFLVNVSQLGEVTAIEQGFYQDEGLNVSITPGGPSVDPTSSVVGGHTDIGVGNSSPSIFLGVSEGRPIKAFTVAAQTHPYGFFSLPDNPVRTPADIVGKKVGVNQTGVILLEALLAENGYKKSDVDIVTTSGEITPLLTGQVDVWTGWVIQQGQLKELPEDYVTMTLAEAGVPLYALIYFATEKSLKEDREMLEAFTRASARGWFYARENTEEAVKALASRYDSLNEEDEAVAAEKILDFVFPDGSDEFGEMDPKLWEEQMDIYDRLGLFDNPRPSVDKVMTSEILEATKDARMGDT, encoded by the coding sequence ATGACCGATCGACGAGGGTTTCTGCACGTTGTGGGGCTCGGCGGCGCCTTTGTGGGGGGTGGGCTGGTCCTCAGCGCTTGCGGCTCGGATGGTGACTCAACCAACTCTGAGGGGCTGCGAGACGTTACTTTGCAGGCAAACTTCCTCGTGAACGTCAGCCAGCTCGGGGAGGTCACAGCCATTGAACAGGGCTTCTATCAGGATGAAGGATTGAATGTCTCGATCACACCAGGTGGCCCCAGTGTTGATCCCACCTCCAGCGTGGTAGGAGGCCACACCGACATTGGGGTGGGAAACTCCAGTCCTTCGATCTTCTTGGGAGTCAGCGAAGGGCGCCCGATCAAGGCCTTCACCGTAGCCGCGCAGACACACCCATACGGGTTCTTCTCCCTGCCGGACAACCCAGTAAGGACTCCAGCCGATATTGTGGGCAAGAAGGTAGGCGTCAACCAGACAGGTGTCATTCTTCTGGAGGCTCTGCTGGCGGAGAACGGCTACAAGAAGTCCGATGTGGATATCGTCACCACCTCCGGCGAGATCACCCCGTTGCTGACCGGCCAGGTCGACGTTTGGACTGGTTGGGTCATCCAACAGGGCCAACTCAAGGAGCTACCCGAGGACTACGTCACCATGACGCTGGCTGAGGCGGGTGTCCCCCTGTACGCACTGATCTACTTCGCCACCGAAAAATCCTTGAAGGAGGACCGAGAAATGCTGGAAGCCTTCACTCGCGCCTCCGCTAGAGGGTGGTTCTACGCCCGCGAAAACACCGAGGAGGCTGTCAAGGCGCTAGCGAGCAGATACGACTCCCTCAACGAGGAAGATGAAGCTGTTGCGGCGGAGAAGATTTTGGACTTTGTCTTCCCGGATGGATCAGACGAGTTCGGCGAGATGGACCCCAAGCTCTGGGAGGAGCAAATGGACATCTACGACCGACTCGGCCTATTCGATAACCCGAGACCAAGCGTCGACAAGGTCATGACGAGCGAAATCTTGGAAGCCACCAAAGACGCCAGGATGGGCGACACCTGA
- a CDS encoding ABC transporter permease subunit, producing MADDAHVAEVKSRKRRDAFKRVLTALAGLGGLVVLWYAVVKIFGVEEYIVPSPVDVGRELVDSRDLLLSNLWPTAIEAVAGFMAGNVLAIGLAILFVHAKRAEEALFPVAVFIRTIPIVAIAPILVIIFGTGYTPKVIIAALISFFPTLVNVVRGLQAVDPQALELMRVLSASKRELFFKVRLYASLPFLFSALKIAATSSVIGALVAEWVGSEQGLGYLIIQSTYNFQTSLLYASMIVASLFATLFFASIGLIERLVVTWEVSEEP from the coding sequence GTGGCCGACGACGCCCACGTGGCGGAGGTGAAGAGCAGGAAACGCCGCGACGCGTTCAAGCGCGTCCTCACGGCACTCGCCGGTCTCGGCGGCCTCGTTGTCCTTTGGTACGCGGTTGTCAAGATCTTCGGGGTTGAAGAGTACATCGTCCCCTCCCCAGTGGACGTGGGCCGCGAGCTGGTGGACAGCCGAGACTTGCTGCTGTCCAATCTCTGGCCGACCGCTATCGAAGCCGTCGCTGGCTTTATGGCGGGAAACGTTTTGGCTATTGGGCTAGCTATCCTATTCGTTCACGCCAAAAGAGCGGAAGAAGCGCTGTTCCCGGTCGCGGTGTTCATCCGGACTATTCCTATCGTTGCGATCGCGCCTATTCTTGTGATCATTTTCGGCACCGGATACACGCCCAAGGTCATCATCGCGGCCCTCATCTCCTTCTTCCCTACACTGGTGAACGTGGTCCGAGGGCTCCAGGCGGTTGACCCGCAAGCGTTGGAGTTGATGCGAGTGCTCTCAGCGAGCAAGCGCGAGCTCTTCTTTAAGGTCCGCCTATACGCGTCTCTACCCTTCCTCTTCTCGGCTCTGAAGATCGCAGCCACATCCTCGGTGATTGGCGCCCTCGTGGCCGAGTGGGTCGGTTCTGAGCAGGGCCTCGGGTACCTCATCATCCAATCTACCTACAACTTTCAAACTTCGCTGCTCTACGCATCGATGATCGTTGCATCGTTGTTCGCGACCCTTTTCTTCGCCTCTATTGGACTCATCGAACGCTTGGTCGTTACCTGGGAGGTGAGCGAAGAGCCATAA
- a CDS encoding ABC transporter ATP-binding protein, translating into MTTTKAPTAVNLDHVSVEFSTDRGKVLALDDYHSEIEVGEFFSLLGPSGCGKSTLLRIVADLVNPTDGEVSVLGGKASEARKRREIGFVFQDSTLLPWRTALQNVQLPLEVGGNKGAKSSSSPQDLLALVGLAGREEAYPHELSGGMRQRVAIARALVTQPEVLLMDEPFGALDEITRDKLNEELLRIWQETGITIVFVTHSIAEAVFLSQRVAVMSAHPGRLREIVNVPLPHPRHLDVRDTAQFTELAAYLRRGLEGK; encoded by the coding sequence ATGACAACTACCAAAGCACCAACGGCCGTAAATCTGGACCACGTCAGCGTCGAGTTCTCCACCGATCGTGGCAAAGTACTCGCTCTGGACGATTACCACAGCGAGATCGAGGTTGGCGAGTTTTTTTCCTTGCTCGGTCCATCTGGCTGTGGCAAGTCCACACTGCTGCGGATTGTCGCCGATCTCGTGAATCCTACAGATGGCGAAGTCTCAGTCCTCGGCGGTAAGGCCAGTGAGGCTCGAAAGCGCCGGGAGATCGGCTTTGTCTTCCAAGACTCCACGCTTCTGCCATGGCGAACTGCCCTACAGAACGTGCAACTGCCTCTCGAAGTGGGCGGGAACAAGGGAGCCAAGAGTAGCTCGAGCCCCCAAGACCTCTTGGCGCTCGTCGGTTTGGCAGGCCGCGAGGAGGCGTACCCTCACGAGCTCTCCGGCGGCATGCGTCAACGCGTGGCTATCGCCAGAGCGCTGGTGACCCAGCCTGAAGTCCTGCTCATGGACGAACCTTTCGGCGCGCTCGACGAAATCACCCGCGACAAACTCAACGAGGAACTACTGCGGATCTGGCAGGAAACCGGAATCACCATCGTCTTCGTCACTCACAGCATTGCCGAAGCGGTATTCCTTTCCCAAAGGGTAGCCGTGATGAGTGCCCACCCTGGTCGTCTGCGGGAAATCGTAAACGTTCCGCTGCCGCATCCCAGACATCTCGACGTGCGCGACACCGCCCAGTTCACGGAGCTTGCCGCCTACCTGCGGCGAGGGCTGGAGGGAAAGTGA
- a CDS encoding BtpA/SgcQ family protein, which yields MSMYAERFHSVFPSRPPILGMVHLHALPGSPTFGGSLQDVITKALADAQTLADAGVDALLVENLHDYPYYPETIEPETVASATVCAKAVAEEIDLPMGINILRNSWKASLGIAAAVGAKFIRLNILTDAMITDQGMINGAAHLVSRYRKQIGADDVLILADLLTKHAAPLVERPVPVIAADMIKRGGADGIIIAGHDSSQPASQDRIREIKDAIPDAPVIMGSGMTVEHAPTYAKVADGAVFGWGSKPNADMLQPVSSDMATEFANAWTTGLQAR from the coding sequence ATGAGCATGTACGCCGAGCGCTTCCACAGCGTATTCCCCAGCCGCCCGCCGATCCTTGGCATGGTGCACCTGCACGCACTGCCCGGATCGCCCACCTTCGGCGGCAGTCTCCAAGACGTCATCACCAAGGCGCTGGCTGACGCCCAGACCCTAGCCGACGCCGGTGTCGACGCACTGCTGGTCGAAAACTTGCACGACTACCCCTACTACCCCGAAACCATCGAACCAGAGACCGTGGCCTCCGCCACGGTGTGTGCCAAGGCGGTCGCCGAGGAGATCGACCTCCCCATGGGCATCAACATCCTACGGAACTCGTGGAAGGCATCCCTAGGTATTGCTGCCGCTGTTGGCGCGAAGTTCATTCGGCTTAACATCCTGACCGACGCGATGATCACCGACCAAGGCATGATCAACGGTGCCGCCCACCTGGTATCCCGCTACCGCAAGCAAATCGGCGCCGACGACGTGTTGATTCTCGCGGACCTACTCACAAAGCACGCGGCGCCGCTCGTCGAGCGTCCGGTACCCGTCATCGCGGCCGACATGATCAAGCGTGGCGGAGCCGATGGCATCATCATCGCCGGCCATGACTCCAGCCAGCCTGCAAGCCAAGATCGGATCCGCGAGATCAAGGACGCCATACCGGACGCCCCGGTGATCATGGGCAGCGGTATGACCGTCGAGCACGCTCCCACCTACGCAAAGGTCGCCGACGGCGCCGTCTTCGGGTGGGGCTCTAAGCCCAATGCCGACATGCTCCAGCCTGTCAGCAGCGACATGGCAACCGAGTTCGCGAATGCGTGGACGACCGGTCTTCAGGCACGTTAA
- a CDS encoding NAD-dependent epimerase/dehydratase family protein: protein MTVILYTGGGGRMGTVLRAGLSGEFERVVLYARRDIPDLNPGEEVVVGELDDLDTLTNAMAGVDVVLHFAGIADEAPFADIAESNIMGTWAIFEAARRAGVRRVVYASSHHIIGGYPAGQFLGTEEPVRPDTYYGLSKVFGEGAARLYHDKWGLEAVCLRIGAFRPTPEDRRHLSVWLSHRDGIHLVRRAIAAEDVGFLVTYGVSANTRSWWNNSPSAELLAYHPVDDAEDHLSSVAETDEPEHQGGPFADPEYRGGVW, encoded by the coding sequence ATGACCGTCATCTTGTACACCGGAGGCGGTGGCCGTATGGGCACCGTTCTGCGAGCTGGCCTGTCCGGCGAGTTTGAGCGCGTGGTCCTGTACGCGCGCCGCGACATTCCAGACCTCAACCCCGGCGAGGAGGTCGTGGTCGGTGAGTTGGACGATCTGGACACCCTCACCAATGCCATGGCGGGGGTCGACGTGGTCCTGCACTTCGCCGGCATCGCCGATGAAGCCCCTTTCGCGGACATCGCCGAGAGCAACATCATGGGCACATGGGCCATCTTCGAGGCTGCTCGCCGTGCGGGCGTGCGCCGGGTGGTCTATGCCAGTTCGCATCACATCATCGGTGGGTATCCAGCCGGTCAGTTCCTCGGTACCGAGGAACCGGTCCGTCCGGATACGTACTACGGTCTGAGCAAGGTATTCGGGGAGGGAGCCGCGCGGCTTTACCACGACAAGTGGGGCCTGGAGGCCGTCTGTCTGCGGATCGGGGCCTTTCGCCCAACGCCCGAAGACCGTCGACATCTGAGCGTGTGGTTGAGCCATCGCGACGGCATCCACCTCGTCCGGCGAGCCATTGCGGCCGAAGACGTGGGCTTCCTCGTCACATACGGCGTCTCAGCCAACACCCGCAGCTGGTGGAACAACAGCCCGTCGGCCGAACTGCTCGCCTACCACCCCGTCGACGACGCCGAGGACCACTTGTCGTCCGTTGCCGAGACGGACGAACCCGAACATCAGGGCGGTCCCTTCGCTGACCCGGAATACCGCGGGGGTGTCTGGTGA